The genomic DNA AGTAGCACTGCAAGGCATTAGAAAAACTTTCAGTCGCTCAAGACGCACTatgtaaatttatatttaagttattatttagtttaagttttatttagtttttatatTTCCTTTTGCAGTCTCttaacgttttaatttttgtttttttttaattagaacGGTCGTATTGCCTTTTTCATATTTACCAAACATAGGTTTAAGTAGTGTATATATTTAATTCTGACTATCTTAACTTTATTCGTACCTGCGTCCTGCGTATAGCAAAACGATCCTAATGGAATACGTTGTTCGATCCGGCCACGTGAAAGACTGCTGTCATATAAAATTAtgacaaaaaatgtgataCGAAAGTAACACAAGCTGTGATAAATTAAACACTGACTAAAACCTGAAACAATCACGTTAACAACTAAGTCAATTATGTATGTGATAAAAGTTAATGTTTAATATTGAAAGGTTCATCAGTATACTGATTGCCGCAAATACAATGTAATATACACCAGATTATAtgtgattattatttattttttcgaaaacaattaaaataatacttTTTATTATAACATAACAATTgataattcaaaattttacaattattttttcaacTAATGTCTGTATGAGAGGTACAAATACATAGTTCGTGTCGTCCGTTTTAATAGTTACTAATTTACACTTGATATCTGTTGGTGAAAAAACTATCGATTCTATGGTAAGGTCGCTTGTATTTGCCTCATATATATCTTTCATCATaggcaaacaaaagaaagtaTGAGTTTCTGTTATTTTGTTAAATGCTGTCCCATAAATGTTAATCGTACAATATTTAGCAATATAAAAATTCTTAGTTAAAAACCAATTATCTTGAGTACATGGATATAGACGCATATTATAATTTATATGCAATGTTACTCCACTACGTCGATATCCAGAAAATAGGAAACACGTGCCGCACTGTGATGTTTTCCTTCTACTGTACATTTTTGGCACCCATGTTTATGATTGAAGTATGCAACAcctaaaagaaaaaagataatTAATATACTGTGCTAGTTATGCGAAAATTACATTATGTAAATGCTTCTCTAACTTACCTTTTATGAACGCACGCGCTGGTGAATCTGCGATGATAGCTCTAACGCGTATTTGGATGAGCTTATCGGCTATCACAATGCCATTCTGTATCATCTCATTCAGCTCATTTACAAGCGGCCTCAGGTATTGCTCGACGCCCTTTGGTTTAGATGATCCAAAGAAATTTCCAACCATTAGCACTGGCACTTCAGGCAGTTCCTGAATGCTCATCAGTATTGGCCAAAACTGTTTGCGGGTACTCTTGTTCAAGGGAAGTCCATCGATGGAGAGGTTCAATGAGAATGAACTCACATTTGGTTGCACGTTACTGTAACAAACAAAGAGTAAAATATAATGTAATTGAAGTTTATCTTACAAACGTATTTAACTTACCGAAAGTATCTGTTAAGCACCGATCGTACTCCCGGAAACCAAAATTCTCCTCCTTCGATCGGAACAATATCTTTTCCGCATTGCTTTGTTCCCAGTAATGTACGCGCATCTTTGGGAAGAGTGTAGTTGGTTCTTACACGTAAAATGACTAACAGACCATTCAGAGCTTGATGGGTTTGGTACGTTTTTAATGCCCACTTTTTTATAACCTCTTCAAATGGTTCTTCTTCATCTAGGAACTCCTGCACGTTGTCCAAGGATGATTCAATTTCATCTTCCGCATCGTTGATGTTATCGTAGCTTTCTATATTGTCACAATCATCGGAAATTAACCAGTCGATGATAATTTCTTCTGCTTCAACTTCTTCATCAAACGAATGATGGCTAATTGGTTCCGGATCTGGAATGCAAAAGATGGATATTAATATTGCAATTAAATATGCTTTCATGTAGTCAGTCTTGTTCTTACCTTCATACGTGGTTGCTGCAGGAATGATGTTAGCACCGAATGAACTGCTCTCGCCAAATAATTCTGCCTCTAGTTTAGCGTTATTAGTTTTGATAATCTTGCTGGTTTGGCCGGTTCGACACATTCTTTTGACCGACATTGTTACACTTCGAACACTACTACAAGGAATGTACTTGAGAAATGTAAGCAATTTGCGTCACTTAATCGCAAACGTATGTAAGTTGCTTGAAAATTAACGCAAAGCTAGAACAAATTATATACACACTTGTTAACTATGTTTTTCACTTAGGAAGTTTCTAACACTGTCACGCGCACAGATAAAGAAACCGATTGTAGCGATAACTCGAACCGAATGAACACGAAAACGACATTTGCATACGTATAtaaccaacgaccaacgaatAGAATAGTAGAATTTGGTATATGCTATCGTAGGTATAGGATGAAgaattgtttacatttatttgttGTGTAATTTAGGTACATGATTTAGGTAAATGTTTCCCTCCTTACCAATTGACATTAGGGTAGGTAGAAGGAAAGTTCTACAACAACAAATGTTAGCAACAGCTAGTAACGCGTATATACATAGATATGAGTTGTATAATCTTACCTCTTCGATATGTATAATATATGTTGACCTAGCCGTGCAAGAAAGAAGACAGCCGAAACAAAATTGGTTGCTTGAAGctatgggtggaggtaggaaaaaaataggTTATACAAGGTGTAATATtagcgcaaatgaaataacagtAGGCGTTGCTATGAACACAGTAGTATGGAAAACAATACGTTACCTTTTTCTGCCCGGTAATGTGCAATccgaatgaaatatgatgatcACAAAACAGTAATACTCTTGGCGTTGTTTACACACATATTGGGAAGATGCTGGAgtatcagccacacacacagcttttttgaagcaatttttgttattccACGGCACTGCACATATCGGTAATAGCTTCGATTAgtcaaaataatcaaaataatgttcatcgaatgttaataaacaaaagttcactatcctcgaaaaatctatgttttgataaatttttcgaggatagccatgcgaaatgtaaacaaatattcGAGAATAACTTTTTGTCGATGTATTATATTGTCGTATCTCGTTATGTGTTTTCGGGAGTTCCTCTATTCTTGTATTTGCTATTTATTCTcttgattttgctttgcttctctacATGTCCGTAGACTCTTCgcgttgtggtggtggtatgtttgtgtgtaacaacGGTACTTTCGCTGCAAGGTTGCAGGGGTGGGCGTcgagtgtgtttgttgtttatcagctgtgatctgtgcgtgtgaaactttttcaTTGTGCTGAAACGGGTGAGTGAGAGTAAGATTAGAAACAGAATGCCGTGTGCATGTATACAACAGCCTGAAGACTGAACCACCAGACTTGCTCAGAGCAGGAATGAAGTACACGTAATATAAATTGGAGCGTGGTACGCTTGCGCGTAGCAGATCATGGTGtagttaagaaaaaaaaaagaagcagtgctACAGTCGTACTAGACGCTGGAATGGCTTGTATTGGTTgaacttttcttatttttcagattcaaaaatctgtttgctctACAAAGTCGATGAGTGCATCTAATCaggtaaatataattatatgcTTTTATCCCTGATATCTggcttatagttttttttgtcttttagTTCTGCAGCACCATGGTGAACGTTGGGAGGTGTTGGCACGGAAGACGGAGAGGGAAAAGGTTCACGACAACTATGCGGTGAGAAGGGTATCAACGGATTGTGCATTTACAGTTAGCGGGTGAGCCCACACTGTACCTCGtaggagaacctggccatggGTATTGGAGAATGCATATCGTATGT from Anopheles stephensi strain Indian chromosome 2, UCI_ANSTEP_V1.0, whole genome shotgun sequence includes the following:
- the LOC118503139 gene encoding uncharacterized protein LOC118503139; the encoded protein is MSVKRMCRTGQTSKIIKTNNAKLEAELFGESSSFGANIIPAATTYEDPEPISHHSFDEEVEAEEIIIDWLISDDCDNIESYDNINDAEDEIESSLDNVQEFLDEEEPFEEVIKKWALKTYQTHQALNGLLVILRVRTNYTLPKDARTLLGTKQCGKDIVPIEGGEFWFPGVRSVLNRYFRNVQPNVSSFSLNLSIDGLPLNKSTRKQFWPILMSIQELPEVPVLMVGNFFGSSKPKGVEQYLRPLVNELNEMIQNGIVIADKLIQIRVRAIIADSPARAFIKGVAYFNHKHGCQKCTVEGKHHSAARVSYFLDIDVVE